In a single window of the Cydia splendana chromosome 20, ilCydSple1.2, whole genome shotgun sequence genome:
- the LOC134800801 gene encoding vacuolar protein sorting-associated protein 28 homolog: protein MQDTRPELYEEVKLYRNAREREKHDNMAELYAVVSTLQHLEKAYMRDLVRAQEYTAACSRLLVQYKVAFKQVQGTEFPNIEAFITKFRLDCPAALERIRENKPNLIKDDKGNTNKYIAEIVSLFITLMDKLRLEFRAMDMIQPELRDLRDTMDRLMMLPEDFEGKLKVQEWLDKLSEMSASDELSEAQGRQLIFDLETSYQAFNKFLHKD from the exons ATGCAAG ACACAAGACCTGAGTTATACGAAGAGGTTAAGCTCTATCGCAATGCGAGAGAGCGTGAAAA GCATGATAACATGGCAGAATTATACGCTGTAGTTAGTACACTTCAGCACCTTGAGAAAGCATATATGAGGGATTTGGTCCGGGCTCAAGAGTATACTGCAGCTTGTAGCCGCCTGCTTGTGCAGTACAAGGTCGCGTTCAAGCAGGTGCAAGGCACGGAGTTCCCTAATATTGAGGCCTTCATTACTAAGTTCAGA CTAGACTGCCCGGCTGCGCTGGAGAGGATTAGAGAGAACAAGCCCAACCTGATCAAGGATGACAAGGGCAACACCAACAAATACATTGCTGAGATTGTCTCG CTGTTTATCACTCTGATGGACAAGCTTCGTCTGGAGTTCCGCGCCATGGACATGATTCAGCCCGAGCTCCGGGACCTGAGGGACACCATGGACCGTCTCATGATGCTGCCGGAGGACTTTGAGGGAAAACTGAAG GTCCAAGAATGGCTGGACAAGCTGTCAGAGATGTCGGCCTCCGACGAGCTGTCCGAGGCCCAGGGGAGACAGCTCATCTTCGACCTGGAGACCTCCTACCAGGCCTTCAACAAGTTCCTGCACAAGGACTGA